A single genomic interval of Aedes aegypti strain LVP_AGWG chromosome 1, AaegL5.0 Primary Assembly, whole genome shotgun sequence harbors:
- the LOC5575728 gene encoding sodium-independent sulfate anion transporter, which translates to MTKEVIITDRELYPSHQIPDDSDLDYREQFPDIRPLLQRQLRGIWTRENALRRFPFLVWGPQYNLKKFLSDAIAGITVGLTSIPQSIAYAVVANLEPQYGLYSNFMGSFVYAFFGSVKEITIAPTAIMALMVQHIVLELGPAGAILSSFLSGCIALLLGLLNFGFVVQFISMPVITGFITAAALTIMTSQMKSLMGISSSGKSSGFIDSWINVVENAGQTKLWDALLGIISLTILVFLTLIKGRGSGRWRTATKYLCLLRNALIVISGGTIAYAFASNGQYPFRLTGEVASGFPPVEPPPFSTTFNGAFYDFPHMLRILGSSIITIPLISILEVVSIGKAFSKGNPVDATQEMIALGLCNVAGSFTASIPTTASFARTAINSSSGVKTTFGGVFTGLLVLAALGLLTEYFYFIPKATLAAVIIAAMVFMIEYRAVAEMWRIKRIDIIPFLVTVIACLFMGLEYGILIGISVNLCFLLYLISRPRIEHRVVKTNHTNVLVLRPTNDLAFSSAEYFREKILNMASKQEAELVVIDGEMIKYIDSTVVKNISSTVDELRLQGRQVLLWRWNREVQCSLYRYKKDQFLPLFRSEENVEEVITRWKGTNIIEGCV; encoded by the exons ATTCTGACTTGGATTATCGGGAGCAGTTCCCGGATATTCGGCCTCTTCTGCAGCGACAGCTTCGTGGCATCTGGACCCGAGAAAATGCCCTCCGTCGGTTTCCGTTTCTGGTGTGGGGTCCGCAGTACAATCTGAAGAAGTTTCTGTCAGATGCCATCGCTGGTATAACGGTGGGGCTGACTTCAATTCCGCAGAGCATAGCCTACGCCGTGGTGGCAAACCTGGAACCTCAGTATGGTTTGTACTCGAACTTTATGGGATCGTTCGTGTACGCGTTCTTTGGTAGCGTGAAAGAAATCACTATTGCTCCTACTGCCATAATGGCACTCATGGTGCAACACATTGTCCTAGAGCTGGGACCAGCCGGAGCGATATTGTCCTCGTTCCTGTCCGGATGCATAGCGCTGTTGTTAGGTTTGCTCAACTTTGGCTTCGTGGTTCAGTTCATATCGATGCCGGTTATTACGGGTTTCATCACAGCGGCAGCACTCACAATCATGACCAGTCAGATGAAGTCACTGATGGGAATTTCCAGTTCTGGGAAGTCTAGTGGGTTCATCGATTCTTGGATAAATGTGGTGGAGAACGCCGGGCAAACGAAGTTGTGGGACGCGTTGTTAGGAATCATTTCATTGACAATCTTAGTGTTCTTGACG CTCATCAAAGGCCGAGGATCTGGACGGTGGCGAACTGCCACAAAATACCTCTGCCTTCTTCGTAATGCCTTGATCGTTATCAGTGGTGGTACGATTGCTTATGCTTTCGCATCTAATGGCCAGTATCCGTTCCGGCTAACGGGTGAGGTTGCTTCTGGATTTCCTCCGGTTGAACCGCCTCCGTTCTCTACCACATTCAACGGTGCATTCTACGACTTTCCCCATATGCTACGAATTCTTGGATCGTCGATAATCACCATTCCGTTGATTTCGATCCTGGAGGTGGTGTCTATTGGAAAGGCCTTCTCCAAGGGAAACCCGGTAGACGCAACGCAGGAAATGATCGCGCTGGGATTGTGTAACGTTGCCGGATCGTTCACAGCGTCAATCCCAACTACGGCTTCTTTCGCACGAACCGCCATCAATAGCAGTTCCGGCGTGAAGACTACATTTGGTGGAGTTTTTACGGGACTGTTGGTCCTTGCGGCATTAGGGCTGCTGACGGAGTACTTCTATTTCATACCGAAAGCCACACTGGCAGCGGTGATCATCGCTGCGATGGTATTCATGATTGAGTACCGCGCAGTTGCGGAGATGTGGAGGATCAAGCGGATTGATATAATCCCGTTCTTGGTAACGGTGATCGCTTGCCTGTTCATGGGTTTGGAGTACGGTATCCTGATCGGAATCAGTGTCAATTTGTGCTTCCTCTTGTACTTGATATCGAGACCGAGGATCGAACATCGAGTGGTAAAG ACCAACCACACAAATGTCTTAGTGCTGCGCCCGACGAATGACCTAGCCTTCTCATCAGCGGAATACTTCCGGGAGAAGATCCTCAACATGGCCAGCAAACAGGAAGCAGAGTTGGTGGTAATCGATGGAGAGATGATTAAGTATATCGACTCGACGGTGGTGAAAAACATATCCAGTACGGTTGATGAACTGAGGTTACAGGGCCGTCAGGTTCTGCTGTGGAGGTGGAACCGGGAGGTTCAGTGTTCCTTGTATCGCTACAAGAAAGATCAGTTCTTGCCCCTATTCAGATCCGAGGAGAATGTGGAAGAGGTAATCACGCGATGGAAAGGGACCAACATCATTGAGGGTTGTGTGTGA